In Electrophorus electricus isolate fEleEle1 chromosome 1, fEleEle1.pri, whole genome shotgun sequence, a single window of DNA contains:
- the tmub2 gene encoding transmembrane and ubiquitin-like domain-containing protein 2, which yields MAVCALTVFDGVGDEATALGGVIILVLALVLAWLSTHVADRGDHILGTILTVGAHASLIGLGGHDGYAGPPPSSDPGEQQGEDPVEEDKQDEGGGEEDEGAGEELLDIQRGRRKASHGHSEDEGGDDEGTEDEEDEGASITVRLKFLNDTEELAVLRPQDTVGVLKSKCFSGRERQIKLIYQGRLLQDPCCTLVSLNITHNSVLHCHISQAPDGALQEPSPEQGPHGGLGSSLSGGLRSAGLALGSGSLVVPVFVVLLAVVWYFRINYRQLFTAPATVSLVGVTVFFSFLIFGMHSR from the exons ATGGCGGTGTGTGCTCTGACCGTGTTTGACGGGGTGGGCGACGAGGCCACAGCACTGGGCGGGGTCATCATCCTGGTCCTGGCACTGGTTTTGGCCTGGTTGTCAACCCATGTGGCAGACCGTGGGGACCACATCCTGGGCACAATTCTCACTGTCGGTGCCCACGCTTCACTCATCGGCCTGGGAGGCCATGATGGCTATGCAGGTCCCCCGCCCAGCTCAGACCCAGGGGAGCAGCAGGGTGAGGACCCAGTGGAGGAGGATAAGCAGGatgagggaggtggagaggaggatgagggtgCAGGGGAGGAACTATTGGACatccagagagggagaaggaaagcAAGTCACGGGCACTCGGAGGATGAAGGGGGAGATGATGAGGGGACagaagatgaagaggatgaaggtGCGAGCATTACCGTGCGGCTGAAGTTCCTGAATGATACGGAGGAGCTTGCGGTGCTCAGGCCCCAGGATACAGTGGGAGTGCTGAAAAG TAAGTGCTTCTCTGGTCGCGAGCGTCAGATCAAGCTGATCTACCAGGGGCGGCTTCTGCAGGATCCATGCTGCACTCTCGTCTCGCTCAACATCACCCACAACAGCGTGCTCCACTGCCACATCTCCCAGGCCCCAGACGGAGCCCTGCAGGAGCCCAGCCCGGAGCAGGGCCCCCACGGAGGGTTGGGCTCCAGCCTTAGTGGGGGCCTGCGCTCAGCCGGCCTAGCCTTGGGTAGCGGCAGCCTGGTGGTGCCTGTGTTCGTCGTGCTACTGGCTGTGGTCTGGTACTTCCGTATCAATTACCGGCAGCTCTTCACGGCACCGGCTACCGTCTCCCTGGTGGGGGTCACAGTCTTCTTCAGTTTCCTCATCTTTGGCATGCATAGCCGGTGA